One Echinicola strongylocentroti DNA window includes the following coding sequences:
- a CDS encoding RagB/SusD family nutrient uptake outer membrane protein, whose translation MKIKNIIVGGLAIVMVSCKGFLEEKPRDIIAPENFFSSEADARQAVTGIYAILKNNSLYGQVGLDVFYDNGADIIEPNRAADIFEPIGNYSMNEALADVSIQKMSVADTWRDLYKIVLNSNLIIEKVDGNEAIPDAVETAIIAETIFLRSLAYWHITNLWGDAPYYTESLDINEIRTLGRTDKEVIIEAVLRDLQFAQDNMPRRDQIPEDQRGRASKWTAAMVMAKIHMKQQDWQAGLDKCLEIIDLSSHELMPEYADVFDPEQEYNDEIIWALDFAKDIVGQFEVGVPQLPGNGNWRPSMFNPRLRDEPANTDQRDELSQGLTSEGQTFNGTGLQVASKDFAEKFPQNDLRRPLNIMDHYLGYELVFPYMKKMMNLDTESSPRFNHSDNRLVFRLADVYLMAAECENELNGPANAYQYIHAVRQRAYETIAEWTLNGLSQQGFREAIYDERKWELAGEAHRRYDLIRWGILLDVVQNLEYRFWKPNENIKPWHVLLPIPLQELQTNPNLLESDPTNNGYR comes from the coding sequence ATGAAAATCAAAAATATAATAGTTGGTGGTTTGGCCATTGTTATGGTCAGTTGTAAAGGGTTCTTGGAAGAAAAACCTAGGGACATCATTGCCCCCGAAAATTTCTTTAGTTCGGAAGCAGATGCCCGACAGGCCGTCACAGGGATTTATGCCATCCTTAAAAACAACTCACTTTATGGACAGGTTGGTTTGGACGTATTCTATGATAATGGAGCAGATATAATAGAGCCGAACCGTGCGGCGGACATTTTTGAACCGATCGGTAACTACTCTATGAATGAGGCGTTGGCGGATGTATCTATTCAGAAGATGAGTGTTGCTGATACTTGGAGGGACCTGTATAAAATTGTCCTAAATAGTAATTTGATTATTGAAAAGGTAGATGGTAATGAGGCCATTCCCGATGCCGTAGAAACAGCTATCATTGCCGAAACCATATTTCTTCGTTCCTTGGCATATTGGCACATTACCAACCTGTGGGGAGATGCGCCATATTATACAGAGAGCCTTGATATCAATGAGATTAGAACCTTGGGAAGAACTGATAAGGAGGTGATCATTGAGGCGGTTTTGCGTGATCTTCAATTTGCCCAAGACAATATGCCAAGAAGGGACCAGATTCCTGAGGACCAAAGGGGAAGGGCATCAAAGTGGACGGCTGCTATGGTGATGGCAAAAATACATATGAAACAACAGGACTGGCAAGCTGGACTGGATAAGTGCTTGGAAATTATTGATTTGTCATCACATGAGCTTATGCCTGAATATGCCGATGTGTTTGACCCTGAGCAGGAATATAATGATGAGATCATATGGGCCTTGGATTTTGCAAAGGACATAGTTGGGCAGTTTGAAGTAGGAGTTCCCCAACTACCAGGAAATGGAAACTGGAGGCCTAGTATGTTCAACCCCCGGTTGAGGGATGAGCCTGCAAATACCGACCAGAGGGACGAATTGTCTCAGGGACTGACGTCCGAAGGTCAGACATTTAATGGGACAGGACTTCAGGTAGCCTCTAAAGATTTTGCAGAGAAATTCCCACAGAACGACTTGAGAAGACCCCTAAATATTATGGATCACTATCTTGGTTATGAGTTGGTATTTCCTTACATGAAGAAGATGATGAACCTAGATACCGAATCCTCTCCAAGATTTAACCACTCCGATAATAGGTTGGTCTTTCGCCTGGCAGATGTTTACCTTATGGCTGCCGAATGCGAAAATGAGTTGAATGGCCCTGCAAATGCCTATCAATATATCCATGCAGTAAGGCAACGTGCCTACGAAACCATAGCAGAATGGACACTCAACGGTCTAAGCCAACAAGGGTTCAGAGAAGCGATTTATGATGAAAGGAAATGGGAATTGGCCGGAGAGGCACATAGAAGATATGACCTGATCCGTTGGGGAATACTCTTGGATGTGGTCCAAAACCTGGAATATCGTTTTTGGAAACCAAATGAGAACATTAAACCATGGCACGTGCTGCTGCCGATTCCATTACAGGAGTTGCAAACGAATCCAAACTTACTTGAATCAGATCCAACCAATAACGGGTATAGGTAA